The window TGGGTCAGTATTCTGCATCCTGGATAAAGTTATGTTGAACAAAAATAGTATCTTGAAATACTATAACAGACTCCTTATATGGTAAGGTACACTTAATTTTAGACTGTgatacagtcaactaatcttataattacttttattacaacaaaaattaacaaatggcaaGGGTAAAGAGTGCAATTATAGATGATGAAGTGTCATTGAATGCTTATGGTCGGATCTGCTAGCATAATGCAGTCTGCACTAACACTGAAAAATCCTTTTGAAAAGCATTCCCATTAtgtaattagaaataaattaactTAGACACTTAATCAAGCCTGAGATTTTATGTGTGATTTGTGACCTtggtgtgtgaccttgagtaagtcactAAACCTGTCTGGACCACTCATTTCCCATGTGCAAACTGCAAGGGCTGAATTAAGTCATCTTTTAAGATCCCTTGTGGTGCTATGACTTGGGGTAAAGTTAACCagtaaaataaaagattatttactGCTTTTTTGTGCTTTTACTCTTTTCTGTAAACTGTGATGGCTAAACTCAAGCCAGGATTCCTTAAAGCCGCCTCAGAATTGCATGATTTTGTATACTTCCCATTACATGGGTCTACTTTTTTTCAGGTTACAGTTTTCTCTAAGGAGTGTGGATTTTGGATACCCGTCAGAAGTATTTACACTGCAGGCCTGCTTGAGAGTGGAAAAACATTGTTGGATTCCCTTCCTACtctaccttccccctccccaaatttCTTAGAGGTACAATAGGAAGAAGCAATTTTATTGCGCTTAGTTTTTCCAACCAAGTGAATGGAGAGTTAGGTTGGAGAGCTCTGCTTATGGTCCTGAGGTCCCCTTGGGCTTTGTTGTGAATAAATAATTGCAATGTTTATAGATTTCAAAAAGATCCAAGGAACACAAAACTGCACTGCTTTCAAATTATTTCAATAATGAGTTCTGGGTGAATGGACTTTCAGGGTGAATAATGGGTTAGTCAGGGAAGCAGGAGTAAGACATGCTGAAGCTTTGATTTGGAGCTTGGAAGCACTGAGAGGCACGGAACTGGTCCAAACTGGAATGACTTGAGCATAACCTTGAAAGGTCTGAGATGGGATCAGTAAGAAAGAGTCCATAGGAGGACAAGATCATCTAGACTTAGAACACAGAGAGGGGTGAGAAGTAGTCACTCAGAAGTTGCTTTTTAAGGCTTCTGAAAATTCTGCACATATTCACATTTTATAAAGTTCTGAGTTTCTATCTGCTCATGGTTTTATGGTATGAAAATTATTCTGTTAGATCTATTTATATGGTATGTCGACCCTTTGTCTGTTATATACTTTCTGAATATAATCCCAATTTAATTTTTTGCCTTTGAGAGTTATGATATTTTGTACTATCAAAATTATAATTGTATGTGTTAGTATTTGTAAGTATTTTCCATTTTGGTCTGTGACTTTGCTGCTATGTTTAGAAAATCCTTCCCACGTCTCTAAAATCATATAAATCTTTTACTTTATCATCTCctaccccattttttttttatacatttaactGTTCAAACTGCTTTGTAGGCATTtggtgtatgatgttagggaagATTAACAAATTGTCccaattacatttattgaataaatagttCTGATCTTTTCCCCATGAATTTGAAAGGTCATCTATATTATATACCAAATTCTTATATATCTTTGTGGTCCCTTATCTGTCTTGCTGCATCATTGCTTGCTTTCTAATCATTTTGTTCCCCTGTATGGAAAGTTCCCTGCGAAGGTAAATTTTTCTTACctattatttttaatcaaattttgTTGGTGCTTCCCACAAGCATATTACTTATTTCAGATAATCCTTAGAGTATTttgatgtgtatattttaaaatctattcatgTGTATAATATTCAGTTAAAACCACTTATATTATTAGTTCTGACTTGAGATagcaacatttaaaagaaaaatcaaatgaaaacaaGCTTAACCATATTCAGGTTTTCTTTGCTAATCTGAAAGTCCTTATTAATgagtttattattttacttatatggTTTACTTCCAGCAAAAGTATGCACAAATGGCCCTAAACGTTTGTCTCCAAATTAAAGAATTGATCCCTTTCTGATAACCAAAATGTGTAATAGTGTGGAACGGGTAGATGACTTCATGCAGCTgcttttgcaaagcaattatGTCACCAATGTGCTTATTTACAAGCAATTACATACCACTGATAGCTTCATCCCGTTGTGTTCTTCTGACATTTCTGGTAGAATGAGGAGGCAGCTATTTTACCTGACACAGTTTGAGAAGTACAAAGAATATCTCTACGGAAAAAACATCTCCCTGTCTGATGCCTTCCCTTTTTATGTGTGTTATATTCCCTTCCTGTAGCAGAGCCCATTGATTTCTAATTATTGAGTATGAATGAATGTACAGTACAGCCATACCAGTGAATGTACCATACCACTTTTCTCCTGAGAAAATAGGAAGGGATAAGAAGACAGTGAAAGTAGACAGGAGGAACAAAACTCTAAATTCATCTACTTCATCATTTTGCCTGGCGGTAAAACAGATTCAAGTTTTGCTTAAATTCCACAATCACCTATATCAACTTTGCACAAAACTTTCTTTAGAGTTTGCATTTTTATCCCTTACTATTCTAGAATCAGGTATTTTCCTTTTCAGcttttgatgggaatgtaaaattttcAAGCTTCCCTGGAGAAAGTGTCATGAGTGAACTATAAACTAAAAACTAGGAGTTCTCTTATCTTTGGATATGAAATAAttgttattcttttccttttcagtttcttCTGTGTGGCATATGTGGAATATTGTGCGCCAAAAAAAAATCTGGACTTGTCGTAAGTTTTTGCCTTGTTTGTATTGTGCATTGAAGTGTTTGAAATGTAAGAACTCGAAAAGGGAAATGATGACTAGCCAACTTTCATACCCTGAATGTTACTCATTTAGGATAAAAAGAAGACTGACAAATAAAtcctggcttttttcttttcaaagaaaaccatcaagatTATTATAGACTGTGACAAAAGTAAAAGAAGGAGAAGCTTTGATATACTCTTTAAATACATGAATCTGCAACCCTTAATGACTGCTGTGGATGGCAGTCTCCACTTTTCGTTTATAGATTCCCAGACACTCACAGGAATCCTTCATTGAGCTGAAAAAGACAGAGCTTGAGTTCATGGGAAATTTAACTGTTTAGATATGGAGCTGGGCCTAAAGATTACTAGCCTTGACTGTGAAGTTAATTTTGCAAAGCAGCAAAACAGCTGTGTTGTTACAGTTGTAGTTAATTCCcaaagttttttaatttaattttattttatgactgtGAATGCAAATGTAAGCGTTCTCAGAAGTTTTATGGTACTGCTGTGGGTTTGGGGGGTTGCGGAATACACTCCCAGTTCACTCTGATATTGGCTGGAGGAGGATTTCTGCGTGCTGCAGTGTGGATTCCCTACTGCCTTTCATGACATTTTTTGAGAGTTAGAAAGTAGGAAAAAGcatgtttattttattgaggaCAATAGGAAATATCACAGACCTTTATAAGGTGGCAAAATTAATACTGTACATGGACCCTAGAAAGTGGTCTTTGAGACTGAAAAAAGGAGAAGGGGACCAGGATACCAGGGAAGGGGAAGTATTGCAGTCATTTGTTCAACTCCTTTTTCTAATCACAGTTTTCTTTGTGAGAATACTTATTGTGACAAAAAGGATGAAGCCCCCATTGCTTTAGATATGtgagatgtaatttttaaaaattacattaaggGAAACCTTtggataaaaatttttttggaggcTTGTAATTTGCATTTGTAATTCTCCCATCACTCTTTACTATGgtttgcttgctttctttctacACTTTTCCTCTATCAAGACTCTTCATGGCTATATAGTAGCAATTTCTTGGAACAtggatgaaagaaaaggaaaggaataaaggagagaaggaacaaaagaaggaaggaaggaaagaaagggggagggagggagggaggggaagtaatgaaaagggagggagaggagagggagaaagggagaaaggaggaagggggagggtcgGGTCGGGGAGGGGAGACATCTAAGTCCgtctgggctgctgtaacaaagtaccatagactgggtggcttacaaacaacagaaatttatttctcacagttctggaggctggaagtcccagatcagggtgccagcatagtTGGGTTCTAATAAGACTCTCTTCTGGGTTGCAAATTTCTGGCTGTGTTCTCTCGTGGCAAAAGAGGGAAGCGGGCTCTCTAGAATCTCTTATAAAAACAGGgaccccattcatgagggctccactgtcatgacctaattatctcccaaagattCTGCCTCCAAATACTATAATATTGGGGATTAGGCTtcaaatatgaattttggagggacacaaacattcagttcatagaagaagggaagggaagggatttttttaaaggccactagtgtcttttctgttttcctaattttcttaaaagttataaaaaaaaaattataagatctAAGCTTTTTAGAAACTAGCATCCACTTTATCCTCCTGTACCATCTGAGGTTCCCATAGATGACGTTAACTGTCTAAGATTCTCTACCCTTTAACCAAATTGTGTGAAAATTTCTCCACTCCAAATATCTCTAAAGTCTAGAATCTCTAGTCTGGTAAGATTTAAAAATAGTATATGGTTATAAACTTGGTAcagattttaaagttttaattcctGGGTGAGAATGTTCTGTCTGCACATGTTAATGAAGTATCATGCCTTTAAGGAATTAATGGCAATAACATCAGGAGAGATAGTGTTTTCCTGTAATAGTCTattaaatttgttatttattttattaattaacagTAATTCATTATTTGAAGGCTAGAATGTAATATCTTTCCGTATTTTCTGGGAATGAGTAAACACCAAAATATATTCCCAAGAAACAGCATGTCATTTGAATAtactttaaaaggaaatataactGATTGATTCTATTTGAAATTGGGAGCTACAGTTTCCCACTTGGGATGATTCGTTGATTTGGTAATTGACATTCAATGCTATATTTCATCAACCATTAGAAGATTATACTCATCCATCACTGGATTTTCAGTTTTGGTGATAAgtacagaaagacagacacaaGCAGGAATGCTGAATTAAgttagagaaacaaaacaaactaccTGTAGTTCTTTCTGCCCATTGTTCTATTTCATACATCCATGGCCTTACCCTTTGCTGGGAACTACATGCACTTAGCCTAGACGAACTGTTGTCAAGGAGGCCTTGTCTGAAACCCCTGGTTGGGCTACGTTCCCCTCCTCCGTACTCCAAGGGCTACCTTTCATCCTTCTTTCTTAATATTTGCCATAACATGTTGGAACGTTGGATCTTCTCTCACACAAGGCTGCAGTGTTCTCAAGGGGAATGACTATCAGctgttctttttttgtaatgACAACCGCTGCCTCACTCATGGCCTAACAGATGCTAGGTGCTCATTAAGTGTTTGCTAAATTCAACTAACTGTCAACAGAAAATAATAcctaataaagtaaaattaaatgctAAAGTAAGTTATGTAGCTGTTTGCCCTGTGGACTTATGCCAAAGGAGATCAGTCAAGCCCAGGAATGCTTTCTGAGGAAGTTAGGACTAGATTTGAGTCAGTCTTCCATCTAGGGAGCCAAGAAAGAAGCAAAATAGTTTCCAGGAAATGAAAATATCATTGAAATGGGAATGAACAAGCTATACTGAGGGACAAGGGAGGTGATTAGAGTAGAGACAGTGTTtcagagaaaaatggaaatagagtTGGATAATTAAATTAGTATCACACTATAAAGTATCATCAAAGCTCATGGGAGAATTTAGACTAGATACAAATacagaataaaattattaaagcTATTGGAATATTCAATTAAATTTATTACACATGCATAGAACATTTACCGCACAAAAGGCATTGTGCCTGGTTCTGCCAGAGATCCTATGATATTTAGGTTGAATAAAAACCCCTAGCTCTATTAACAGAGACCCGGATCAAGCGAAGAGTAGGATCAAAAGCAAAGCCACATCCTGCGTTTCTCCATAACAGTCAACCAAACAGTGGTTTTGGACTATCTATTGTGTGGTGTCACAGAGTAACAAAAGATTTGTAACATAAAGCACCAGTTCATAGAGGGTCCCTAAACtatctgttgggaaaatagatactaaaacaagaaaattcttataaatgaaaaaaaaaaaaaaaaaggagttgactAAATTCCCTAAGCTCACACAGCTAGAGAAGTACAGAGTTTTGAAGCTCACTGGAACTAATGACAGTTCAGGGAGAAGACATTTAAATATTGGGGCTGAGGGGGTGGGAATTAACAGTGAAACCGTAATCTGAGTCAAAAAAATCTGGATTCAATTCCTAAATTTGAGTGTTAACTGATCATCATTCATTTTCCAAATGTATATCACCTCTCAGAGGATAGCTTGGTGGGTTAATTGAAATGCATAGCAGCATGCAATAGACATTAGATATTATTTAAATCTGAATCTACCTAGAAGTACCTAGAAGATAAATTTTGCTTACTTCAGAGTTTTCATAAGATGTATCCCTGGCCTTTATATAGTCAACTATTAATTCCTGAAACACTGTGGTCTGCACCCTCTCCATTGAGTCAGAGTGCAGAGAATCTTGGTGAAAAGAGAGGCCCTGTCCTCTAAGAAGCACCAAAAGCACCTTCTCTTTATTGTAACTCAGCCATCCTTGACGTGCAGCAGGACGGTGCCGTGTGTTCCAGTCAGCTTTAACTCCCCCTCTCTTTTTCGTATCAGATGATCCTCTTTTCTGCCTGCTGCATCTGTGGACTCATTGGGGGCATCTTGAATTTTCAGTTCCTTCGGGCGGTGACAAAGAAGACCTCTTCCCTCTATCCCCTGCATCTCGCGTCCATGTCTCTTGCGTGCATTGGGATCGGGGGCTGCACCCTCTCTTCCTGGCTCACTTGTCGACTAGCCAGCTATGAACAGAGGAGGATGTTCTCCGAGAGGGAGCACTCTCTGCATCACTCTCATGAAATGGCTGAGAAAGTGAGTTTGTCCCTCTACCTCTCATTGCTGTCACACGATGAAGACTGCAGCCAAATCTAGGTGAATCAACTTGCAGCTTTAGAGGAGAATTTGAGGAATtggattttataaaaatgtgGCCTTATTGGACTAAGAATAggaatttaaagttattttttccctgtaattctggGCACGCCTATTTTTGACATAATTTTCTCTATCTATACAAAAACACAGCTCCTAAAATAGAACTAATAAAATATTGACTGTCTTATAAATATGGATTTTTTACGTATTGTATTgaggaaaaacataaaaaacactctCAACTCAATAATGTCAGTTTTAGAAATCCGATGGATTCTCCTTTCTAGCTCACCCCTTGTGCTTGTAAGTAGATGCATTTGATTATGTAAATTAGATTTTCACGCATAAAGGGGCCTTTTAATAAGGCAACAAAAAGCCCTGCCTATCCGTGCAGATATTACAATACACATAAagcttcatttaattctcatctaAGCTTCCTGCATATTTGGGTAGCTTTGCCTGTGTTTTAAATAATGTTCCTTGCATAATTGTTTCATGATACCCATTCAAACAAGAAGTTACATTTATTGCATCAAAGGACAAATGATATAGGGAGCTGTCTGTGTATCTTCTACATTTTGTCCGTATTTCTTAATTCAGCTCCTGCTACTGGATCTGttaaggaaaagataaaacatttgtaaaataaactCACTAAGATAATGGCCACATCACATTTTACTTGATATCATGGAAATAAAATTGCATAACAACAGAATAGAAGAAAGAGTAGCAAGAGTTACAACTGCATACTTCTTTATAATGTGATTTTGAGAAAAAATATTCTGTAGTTTatgtgtttccctttcatatacAATCTATACACTCAAATAAGGAGAGTAGATGCTCTTAAATTGTTCCAAGAAAGCAAGTTTAAACAGATCTACACGTATCCTTCAAAAAAGAGTTAATAGTACAAATAGCAGGACTGGTAATTTAAAGAAATGGATTGTTAAAAGTAGGTTATCATTATATATTTGGATAATGGCTCTTTTGTGCTCTATTTTTGTACTAGTGTGATTTAGGTTTCTGTGTATATGCTTGTGCAATATTTATTGTATGATTGTTATATTTATATTAGAGATTGAGGGCTATTGAAATAACCGACTTGCCCAGCTGCCCGGTGGTGCCCCCGACACCAGAGTTACCTACAAGGTACGCTGATTTCTAGGGAGTTACCATGTTGTAATGTCACTGCAGGAAGCACTGCCTCTTCTAGGAAGCCATGATGTCAGCAGATCAGTCTGGACTGATGCTGTGATATTGTTCCTCAAAGTATTGCTTTTGTGAGAACTACTTTGAGGACCTGACATAAACCAACATGGCAAAGTCTTGCAGCTTGAAAGTTGGTTGAGTATTTAGAATATTCAGCCTGCCTGTAAGCATCCAAACACATTTCTGCTTGGATGATTTGTGACTCCTTTATTCGCTGCTACATCATGATTCTGACTCGATATCATTCACAGACCAgagttctgtttttaataataCATGTGTCTGATAAAGGGAAACTTTGTATCGCTCTCATGCTAAAGCTGCATGAGTAGATAACTTAAGTTTGACACTAATACAGTAAAAATTCTGTATAAAAGCTTTCTTCTTGTAAACCTATCTGATATGAtacatttcaaatttatttcccatattttatatttctgaaaataaatagtCACCATTCTTGCTTtggttaaaaaatataataagaaatacaggGAGTCACACAGATATTATGGCCCAATTGCAGAAAGTATATCCATTTGCAAACAGTCACATTTGGTCCTCCCCAAATTTAAAGTATAATCTTTTGCTAAATTGGACATGCCTATCTGCAAATAAACTGAAGATACTTGACCACTTAAAAACtaattttcactgtttttttcctGCCAGTGATTTTTCTGTGTCCATATTAGGGTGACTTTAGTTAAGAAGATTCTTTCTTTTtgtaaggtttttaaaaactggatttttttcttaatcccaCAATAAAAGTTTATACCTTAATtttttatggttatttttaaGCTACTTTTCGAATGCAAAATTATTTTAGGAGAAGAAAAGGCATCTATGAATCTTACTTCTATAAATTCCTTAGAAAATTGTTTTTGTCCTACTAGAAGGAATAGAAATAGATGGATGAGTAAATTTTATTAAAGACCGTTTTGGAGagatcatttctatttttcttgccACCAGTAGTGAGTTTTTAAATGAACGTCAAATCAGGTATCTTATCAATAAACTTACCCTCAGCCCAATAACCCCAATGTATTATCAGACCTACTTTCACAGTATATGTCTAGCAGAGACAGCCTCTCAGTTATAGTGAACCATTGCCAGACAGTAGAGGCAGGCTATTGGCGCCCAAAGAACTTCTCCACTTTTTGTCAGAGCTTTTACCCTAAACTGGTTTGAGTTTTTAGGCCTTAGGCAATTCCTCAGCACCTTATTAGGGTAGGTATAGTGGATACCCACATACAAGACTACCCTTATGGCCTGGAAGGGGCCAGGCACTTTGCATGGAGAGATGGGTCTTGATGTGAGAAGAGGAAGAGTCTTCCTAGCATATTGTCTTCTTCCTCAGCATTTTCTTGACTGTAGCTCTACCCCGTCTTCTAAAAGACACCAAAGTTTTCAAAAGCCAAGTTCCAAAATCAGACCAATTCCTACGTTCCAGCCCCTCACTGATTCTCCTAAGCAACTTTCAAAACCACCAAATCCAAGAAGTAAGCATCTATATTTTACTCCATCTCCTATATTGAGTTTTCAAAGAGAAGATACTAAAAATGAGGCATgtgatatcttttcatttttgaaataaagatttGGAAGAATTTCTAAAGTTTACAGAAGCAAACAcattactttttacttttaattcagCCAGACAGAAATTAGATATACCTGATAGGCTTAAGATcattgagaaaataatttatttcaattgGAGTCCTCTTTACAGCTCTTTTGCAAATAGGCTTGTTCAAGTGTGGAAAGATGTTTTCATCTATTTTTAGATAGTTTTgcctaaatattatttataatatggtGCACTAACCATTATAAATGTGAATGGGCCTCACATGTCCTCATTACCTTTTACTGTGTAGGGAAGAGTTTAACGTTTAACAAAACATATGACTCCAAAGCATctgaatttttcttaaattaacatattttctaaaattgcAAGTGAAACTTTTTATGTAAGTTCATTCTTGATATCGAAATTTCTGTTGCCTTCCCATGTAGTTTTCCTTATTAACTACTTAGTAATTGATCTCTTAAAAAGACATGTTAAgagctttattttaattttttttttaatttttatttttaaaatttattttgtgtgtgtgtggttttttttttaacatctttattggagtataattgctttacaatggtgtgttagtttcagcttttACGGTTTGTTTTTTACTGTATGAGTGAAGTGTCGTGAAAAGCAATCTGTCCTACTATGAATTACTAGTGATCTTCAGTTACAGATAGGCAATCCCCTGGTGGACATTCTTCAGTTCTTCACAAAAAGCCCACACATTTTTCTATAGAGCAAAGGTAACCCCTAGAATCTGTTGGCATTTTGTTGACATGCTCAACAGAGGAAGCTTTACATTGAAAAAACTTGAGTATTTAACCATCTTCTTTCTAGGTGAGGTCTTTCCAAAACAGAGTTGAGGGCTGAGAGGGGAATCTAAGGGGGCTGAGGAGAGATTGAACTGTTGCTGTGGGTAGAAGACTTCGGTCTAACAGACTGTCACTTCAGCGTTTCATGGGTTCCAAGATGCCATGAAATTTCATTTCCTCAAATTCAGCAACAACACTAATCCTTGTCCTCCCCCAAAAGTCAGCAAGTTTTTCAATGGCTtgaaatttctgttttgtaaacccATTAATCAAATTAATGTCTTACTCTGAAAgtgaattttaattaattcatgttATTTTCCTAACAGGAAATGACAGACAACATGAGCAATGGAGGACCACAGCTGATATTCAATGGAAGAgtataatcaatattttaaagaactgaacatttttaaagatttgcaTGAGGCAAAGAAATACCAAAGGACTAGGAGATAAGTTAAAACAGTTCTTGAATTTGCTGTTATCTCTCCTGAGTACTTACTAAAATTATTCTTCCTCTATTTTGCCTCACTTTActtcttcagcttttttttttttactggtgaaaaactttccagaaatgtTCTAGTACAGTAATTTCAACCAACTTTCCAGATTGTTCTAAAAAAGacttttcaggagaaaaaaaaaaggaatagataaAATAGAAAGATTCACATTCTACACAAACACTATTTCACTAGCATGAGTGTTAGATTTGTAATGACATATTTCATATAAGTAATTAAAAAGTGCAAATATCAAGAAATAACAATAATTTATTGATGTCTTTGTTCTGAAAGACAATGGCTTCAAAGAATGCCACAATTTAAAACCTCAGCAATGCCTTGTTATAAAAACAttgtaattattttcaatttgtgAATGAactatatttcataatttatttgtaaattacCAAAAAAcctaaaacataaaaaagaggTTTTTTAAGAGAGACAATATTAATCTGTatgatatttttgcatttttccaCAGAGCGAAAAGTTATAAATGAATATGTTTTGATTATACTGTGTAGATTGATGGGCATGTTTATGAATGAgcctaagaataaaataaagtatgtgtgtgtgtgtgtgtatgtatactgtaaatatagaaaaatatatatgggacatacttatagCATTCATGAATGTAAATAAGTAGTAGAAGGGAAATTGTGGTGTTGTGGGGATATTGTCAAGATTCTATTCCCACAGAAATGGGAAAGTGATTGTTCGAGGCTTTTCTATGCCCACAAAGTCACATTTAATTTCTactatattttttcagttttatttctttattatgtcTGCTGTGTGTAAATATCATTGTGGCTGATATTATG is drawn from Eschrichtius robustus isolate mEscRob2 chromosome 8, mEscRob2.pri, whole genome shotgun sequence and contains these coding sequences:
- the TMEM196 gene encoding transmembrane protein 196 isoform X2; its protein translation is MCTSGQIIGSLLVLSVLEIGLGVSSVAVGAVSFSLALREHKPQLGDSSPVWSGVCFLLCGICGILCAKKKSGLVMILFSACCICGLIGGILNFQFLRAVTKKTSSLYPLHLASMSLACIGIGGCTLSSWLTCRLASYEQRRMFSEREHSLHHSHEMAEKEMTDNMSNGGPQLIFNGRV
- the TMEM196 gene encoding transmembrane protein 196 isoform X5, with protein sequence MLHLGVKFRPPDNQMPCSIHSTLISKGHRMLNSQLDQFLLCGICGILCAKKKSGLVFLRAVTKKTSSLYPLHLASMSLACIGIGGCTLSSWLTCRLASYEQRRMFSEREHSLHHSHEMAEKRLRAIEITDLPSCPVVPPTPELPTRK
- the TMEM196 gene encoding transmembrane protein 196 isoform X4 — encoded protein: MPCSIHSTLISKGHRMLNSQLDQFLLCGICGILCAKKKSGLVMILFSACCICGLIGGILNFQFLRAVTKKTSSLYPLHLASMSLACIGIGGCTLSSWLTCRLASYEQRRMFSEREHSLHHSHEMAEKRLRAIEITDLPSCPVVPPTPELPTRK
- the TMEM196 gene encoding transmembrane protein 196 isoform X1 — its product is MCTSGQIIGSLLVLSVLEIGLGVSSVAVGAVSFSLALREHKPQLGDSSPFLLCGICGILCAKKKSGLVMILFSACCICGLIGGILNFQFLRAVTKKTSSLYPLHLASMSLACIGIGGCTLSSWLTCRLASYEQRRMFSEREHSLHHSHEMAEKRLRAIEITDLPSCPVVPPTPELPTRK
- the TMEM196 gene encoding transmembrane protein 196 isoform X3 codes for the protein MLHLGVKFRPPDNQMPCSIHSTLISKGHRMLNSQLDQFLLCGICGILCAKKKSGLVMILFSACCICGLIGGILNFQFLRAVTKKTSSLYPLHLASMSLACIGIGGCTLSSWLTCRLASYEQRRMFSEREHSLHHSHEMAEKRLRAIEITDLPSCPVVPPTPELPTRK